The proteins below come from a single Streptomyces sp. M92 genomic window:
- a CDS encoding Rv2175c family DNA-binding protein has translation MTEIDAKIDALVPAWLTVPDIAEMLGVEVTRVRQLIKEGQLIAVRRGENRALHIPAAFIDGDRVVKGLVGTLTLLRDDGFTAEEMLEWLFTPDDSLPGTPAQALSENRGTEVKRRAQALAV, from the coding sequence GTGACCGAGATTGACGCAAAGATCGATGCTCTCGTGCCTGCCTGGCTCACCGTTCCCGACATCGCCGAGATGCTCGGCGTCGAGGTGACCCGCGTGCGCCAGCTGATCAAGGAAGGCCAGCTCATCGCCGTACGCCGCGGCGAGAACCGCGCACTGCACATCCCGGCGGCCTTCATCGACGGGGACAGGGTCGTCAAGGGCCTGGTCGGCACCCTGACGCTGCTGCGGGACGACGGCTTCACGGCCGAGGAGATGCTGGAGTGGCTCTTCACGCCCGACGACTCCCTGCCCGGCACCCCCGCACAGGCGCTGAGCGAGAACCGCGGCACGGAGGTGAAGCGCCGCGCCCAGGCGCTCGCCGTCTGA
- a CDS encoding NAD(P)/FAD-dependent oxidoreductase gives MSEQTRERAPERRVVVVGAGMAGVQTAVALREQGFTGPVTLIGAEPHQPYDRPPLSKAVLLGTAEGSAFDIDFEALRITLRLGCEALGVRPDEHVLDTSEGPVPYDRLVLATGAEPLRLPDTEGVSGVHLLRTLDDAERLRPLLARQHDIVVVGAGWIGAEFATAAREAGCAVTVVEAADRPLAGALPAEVAAPMTRWYAEAGAVLRTHARVRRVEPGEGSGEPGHVVVLDDGSRLPADAVVVGIGARPATAWLAGSGIALGAHGEVLADDRLRTSAADVYAVGDCASFPSGRYGERLMVHHWDNALQGPRTVAADIVAAAGELPEPYDPVPYFWSEQFGRFVQYAGHHTAADTTLWRGDPASAAWTVCWLREDRLVALLAVGRPRDLAQGRRLIQAGTAMDPRLLADPAQPLKAATA, from the coding sequence GTGAGCGAGCAGACGCGGGAGCGGGCCCCGGAGCGCCGCGTGGTCGTCGTGGGCGCGGGCATGGCGGGCGTGCAGACCGCGGTCGCCCTGCGTGAGCAGGGCTTCACCGGCCCCGTCACGCTGATCGGCGCCGAGCCGCACCAGCCCTACGACCGTCCCCCGCTGTCCAAGGCCGTCCTGCTCGGGACCGCCGAGGGCTCCGCCTTCGACATCGACTTCGAGGCGCTCCGGATTACTTTGCGGCTCGGCTGCGAGGCCCTGGGCGTCCGCCCCGACGAGCACGTCCTCGACACGTCCGAGGGACCCGTGCCGTACGACCGCCTGGTCCTGGCGACCGGCGCGGAACCGTTGCGGCTGCCCGACACCGAGGGCGTGTCCGGGGTACACCTGCTGCGCACCCTGGACGACGCCGAACGGCTGCGCCCGCTGCTCGCGCGGCAGCACGACATCGTGGTCGTCGGCGCGGGCTGGATCGGCGCCGAGTTCGCGACCGCCGCGCGGGAGGCGGGCTGCGCGGTGACCGTGGTGGAGGCCGCCGACCGGCCGCTGGCCGGCGCACTGCCCGCCGAGGTCGCCGCCCCGATGACGCGGTGGTACGCGGAAGCCGGCGCCGTCCTGCGCACCCACGCGCGCGTGCGGCGCGTCGAGCCCGGCGAAGGCTCCGGGGAGCCCGGTCACGTGGTGGTCCTGGACGACGGTTCGCGGCTGCCCGCCGACGCGGTCGTCGTCGGCATCGGCGCCCGGCCCGCCACCGCCTGGCTGGCCGGCTCCGGAATCGCCCTCGGCGCGCACGGCGAGGTCCTGGCCGACGACCGCCTGCGCACGTCCGCCGCGGACGTGTACGCGGTCGGCGACTGCGCGTCCTTCCCCTCCGGCCGCTACGGGGAGCGGCTGATGGTGCACCACTGGGACAACGCCCTCCAGGGCCCGCGCACGGTCGCCGCCGACATCGTCGCCGCCGCCGGCGAGCTCCCCGAGCCCTACGACCCGGTGCCGTACTTCTGGTCCGAGCAGTTCGGCCGCTTCGTGCAGTACGCCGGTCACCACACGGCCGCCGACACGACCCTGTGGCGCGGCGACCCGGCGTCCGCCGCCTGGACGGTCTGCTGGCTGCGGGAGGACCGCCTGGTCGCCCTGCTGGCGGTGGGCCGCCCCCGGGACCTGGCGCAGGGCAGGAGACTGATCCAGGCGGGCACGGCGATGGACCCGCGGTTGCTGGCCGACCCGGCCCAGCCGCTGAAGGCGGCCACGGCGTAG
- the thiO gene encoding glycine oxidase ThiO, with the protein MSSPPHTSSRTPDVLVVGGGIIGLVTAWRAAQRGLATALVDPEPGGGAAQVAAGMLAAVTELHYGEETLLALNLASARRYPEFAAELADVTGHDLGYRRCGTLAVALDADDRAHLRELHALQQRSGLESEWLSGRECRRLEPMLAPGVRGGLRVDGDHQIDPRRLAAALVAACERAGVVLHRVWADRLTVGHGGERATGIVTADGTVLEAGQVVLAGGSLSGRLGGVPQDVLPPVRPVKGQVLRLTMPRAHGPLLSRTVRAVVRGNAVYLVPRESGELVVGATSEELGWDTTVTAGGVYELLRDAHELVPGITELPLTEARAGLRPGSPDNAPLLGPTGLDGLLLATGHYRNGVLLTPVTGDVMAHALTTGELPEEGRPFTPRRFGAAPALSPLPRLSEQSA; encoded by the coding sequence ATGTCGTCACCACCGCACACGTCGTCCCGTACACCCGACGTCCTCGTCGTCGGGGGTGGGATCATCGGCCTGGTCACGGCGTGGCGGGCCGCGCAGCGCGGGCTCGCCACGGCCCTGGTGGACCCCGAACCGGGCGGTGGCGCCGCCCAGGTGGCGGCCGGGATGCTGGCCGCCGTCACGGAACTGCACTACGGCGAGGAGACGCTGCTCGCGCTGAACCTCGCATCGGCCCGCCGCTATCCGGAGTTCGCGGCCGAGCTGGCGGACGTCACGGGACACGACCTCGGTTACCGCCGCTGCGGCACCCTCGCCGTGGCGCTGGACGCCGACGACCGCGCCCACCTGCGGGAACTGCACGCGCTCCAGCAGCGTTCCGGCCTGGAGTCCGAGTGGCTGTCGGGGCGTGAGTGCCGGCGCCTGGAGCCGATGCTCGCGCCGGGCGTGCGCGGCGGGCTCCGGGTGGACGGCGACCACCAGATCGACCCGCGGCGCCTGGCCGCCGCGCTGGTCGCCGCCTGCGAACGCGCGGGCGTGGTCCTCCACCGGGTCTGGGCCGACCGGCTCACCGTCGGGCACGGCGGCGAGCGGGCCACGGGGATCGTCACCGCCGACGGCACCGTGTTGGAGGCGGGGCAGGTGGTGCTGGCGGGCGGCAGCCTGAGCGGACGGCTTGGGGGCGTGCCCCAGGACGTACTGCCGCCGGTACGGCCGGTGAAGGGGCAGGTGCTGCGGCTGACGATGCCGCGGGCGCACGGGCCGCTGCTGAGCCGGACGGTGCGCGCCGTGGTGCGCGGCAACGCCGTCTACCTGGTGCCCCGCGAGAGCGGCGAGCTGGTCGTCGGCGCCACCAGCGAGGAGCTGGGCTGGGACACGACGGTCACCGCGGGCGGCGTCTACGAGCTGCTGCGCGACGCCCACGAGCTGGTCCCCGGCATCACCGAGCTGCCCCTGACGGAGGCCCGGGCGGGCCTGCGCCCAGGCTCCCCGGACAACGCACCGCTGCTCGGTCCGACCGGTCTGGACGGCCTGCTGCTGGCCACCGGGCACTACCGCAACGGCGTGCTGCTGACTCCCGTCACCGGCGACGTCATGGCGCACGCCCTGACCACCGGGGAGCTTCCCGAGGAGGGCCGTCCCTTCACGCCCCGCCGCTTCGGCGCCGCCCCCGCTCTTTCTCCACTCCCGCGACTCTCGGAGCAGTCCGCATGA
- the thiS gene encoding sulfur carrier protein ThiS yields the protein MNISVNGEPREVAPGTALDALVRTLTTAPSGVAAALNETVVPRARWAATALADGDRVEVLTAVQGG from the coding sequence ATGAACATCTCCGTCAACGGCGAGCCGCGCGAGGTGGCTCCCGGCACGGCCCTGGACGCCCTGGTGCGCACGCTCACCACCGCGCCGTCCGGGGTGGCCGCCGCCCTCAACGAGACCGTCGTCCCGCGCGCGCGGTGGGCCGCCACCGCGCTGGCCGACGGCGACCGCGTCGAAGTCCTCACCGCCGTCCAAGGAGGCTGA
- a CDS encoding thiazole synthase: MADDPFVLGGTSYGSRLIMGTGGAPSLDVLERALVASGTELTTVAMRRVNASVHGSVLSVLERLGIRVLPNTAGCFTAGEAVLTARLAREALGTDLVKLEVIADERTLLPDPIELLDAAETLVDDGFTVLPYTNDDPVLARKLEDVGCAAVMPLGSPIGSGMGIRNPHNFELIVEHARVPVILDAGAGTASDVALAMELGCAGVMLASAVTRAQEPVLMAEGMRFAVEAGRCARRAGRIPRRRFAEASSPAEGLAVFDPERPAFQ; this comes from the coding sequence ATGGCCGACGATCCCTTCGTCCTCGGCGGTACGTCCTACGGGTCCCGCCTGATCATGGGTACGGGCGGGGCCCCCAGCCTCGACGTCCTGGAGCGGGCGCTGGTGGCGTCCGGTACGGAACTGACGACCGTCGCGATGCGGCGGGTTAACGCCTCGGTGCACGGGTCGGTGCTGTCGGTGCTGGAGAGGCTCGGCATCCGGGTGCTGCCGAACACGGCCGGCTGCTTCACCGCCGGGGAGGCCGTGCTCACCGCGCGGCTCGCGCGCGAAGCGCTCGGCACCGACCTGGTGAAGCTGGAGGTCATCGCCGACGAACGCACCCTGCTGCCGGACCCGATCGAGCTGCTGGACGCGGCGGAGACGCTGGTCGACGACGGCTTCACGGTGCTGCCGTACACCAACGACGACCCGGTCCTCGCGCGGAAGCTGGAGGACGTCGGGTGTGCGGCGGTGATGCCGCTCGGGTCGCCGATCGGGTCGGGGATGGGTATCCGCAACCCGCACAACTTCGAGCTGATCGTGGAGCACGCGCGCGTGCCGGTGATCCTGGACGCGGGGGCCGGTACGGCGTCGGACGTGGCGCTGGCGATGGAGCTGGGGTGTGCGGGGGTGATGCTGGCGTCGGCGGTCACGCGGGCACAGGAACCGGTGCTGATGGCGGAGGGGATGCGGTTCGCCGTGGAGGCGGGGCGCTGCGCGCGGCGGGCGGGGCGGATTCCGCGGCGGCGGTTCGCCGAGGCGTCGTCTCCTGCGGAGGGCTTGGCGGTGTTCGATCCGGAGCGGCCCGCTTTCCAGTGA
- the pknB gene encoding Stk1 family PASTA domain-containing Ser/Thr kinase, which produces MDTTLQDPLVGQVLDGRYRVEARIAVGGMATVYRAVDTRLDRVLALKVMHPTLATDATFVERFIREAKSVARLDHPNVVQVFDQGAEGAYVYLAMEYIAGCTLRDVLRERGALGPRAALDILEPVLAALGAAHRAGFVHRDMKPENVLIGDDGRVKVADFGLVRAVDTVTNTTGAVLGTVSYLAPEQIEQGTADPRVDVYACGVVLYEMLTGGKPHEGDSPAQILYKHLHEDVPPPSAAVPDMAYELDELVASATARNPEIRPHDAVALLARTREARAALTQEQLDAVPPQALPGEHDNAEDRTSVIPRALTMPRPLPVNEDEGDGTDGAFPAHDASSSDGVHRTSRLTAPPPTPPHSRRPRLRRGPLAVVVAVLLVLGVGTGVWYINSGQFTKVPALLSKTEAQARDRLADAGLDVGKVDHAYSDTVERGKVISTDPGVGTRIRKNDSVSLTVSDGPETVKLPDVQGYKLDRARTVLKDEGLEPGMVTRAFSEEVPRGFVISTKPKTGTTVRAGSAVALVVSKGSPIDVPDVTGDDLAGARAELTEAGLKVKVADEQVNSEYDRGRVARQTPGSGSRAAEGDTVTLTVSKGPEMIEVPDVVGDSVDDAKRKLRDAGFEVDEDRGLLGLFGDTVKEQSVEGGDTAPKGSTIKITIR; this is translated from the coding sequence GTGGACACGACCCTCCAGGACCCTCTCGTCGGGCAGGTGCTCGACGGCCGGTACCGCGTAGAGGCGCGGATCGCGGTCGGCGGGATGGCCACGGTCTACCGGGCCGTGGACACCCGCCTGGACCGCGTGCTCGCGCTGAAGGTGATGCACCCGACGCTCGCGACCGACGCCACCTTCGTGGAGCGCTTCATCCGCGAGGCGAAGTCGGTGGCCCGGCTGGACCATCCCAATGTCGTACAGGTGTTCGACCAGGGGGCCGAGGGAGCGTACGTCTACCTGGCGATGGAGTACATCGCCGGTTGCACCCTGCGTGACGTGCTGCGCGAGCGCGGGGCGCTCGGGCCGCGGGCCGCGCTGGACATCCTGGAGCCGGTGCTGGCCGCGCTGGGCGCCGCGCACCGGGCCGGTTTCGTGCACCGGGACATGAAGCCGGAGAACGTGCTGATAGGGGACGACGGCCGGGTCAAGGTCGCCGACTTCGGACTGGTCCGGGCCGTGGACACGGTCACCAACACCACCGGCGCCGTCCTCGGCACCGTCTCCTACCTGGCGCCCGAGCAGATCGAGCAGGGCACGGCCGACCCCCGGGTCGACGTGTACGCGTGCGGCGTCGTGCTGTACGAGATGCTGACCGGCGGAAAGCCGCACGAGGGCGACTCCCCGGCCCAGATCCTCTACAAGCACCTGCACGAGGACGTGCCACCGCCGTCGGCCGCGGTGCCGGACATGGCGTACGAGCTGGACGAGCTGGTCGCCTCGGCGACCGCGCGCAACCCCGAGATCCGGCCGCACGACGCCGTGGCGCTGCTCGCGCGGACCCGTGAGGCCCGGGCCGCGCTCACCCAGGAGCAGCTGGACGCGGTGCCGCCGCAGGCGCTCCCCGGTGAGCACGACAACGCGGAGGACCGCACGAGCGTGATCCCCCGCGCGCTGACGATGCCCCGGCCGCTGCCCGTCAACGAGGACGAGGGCGACGGCACGGACGGCGCCTTCCCCGCGCACGACGCCTCCTCGTCGGACGGGGTGCACCGCACCAGCCGGCTGACCGCTCCCCCGCCGACCCCGCCCCACAGCCGGCGGCCCCGGCTTCGACGCGGTCCGCTGGCGGTCGTCGTGGCCGTCCTGCTGGTGCTCGGCGTCGGCACGGGCGTCTGGTACATCAACTCCGGCCAGTTCACGAAGGTGCCGGCGCTGCTGTCCAAGACCGAGGCGCAGGCCCGGGACCGGCTGGCGGACGCCGGGCTGGACGTCGGGAAGGTCGACCACGCCTACAGCGACACCGTCGAGCGCGGCAAGGTCATCAGCACCGACCCGGGTGTGGGCACCCGCATCCGCAAGAACGACTCGGTGTCGCTCACGGTCTCCGACGGCCCCGAGACCGTGAAGCTGCCGGACGTCCAGGGCTACAAGCTGGACCGGGCGCGGACCGTACTGAAGGACGAGGGGCTGGAGCCGGGCATGGTGACCCGGGCGTTCAGCGAGGAGGTGCCGAGGGGCTTCGTGATCTCCACGAAGCCGAAGACGGGCACCACGGTGCGCGCGGGCTCCGCGGTCGCGCTGGTCGTCAGCAAGGGCAGCCCGATCGACGTCCCGGACGTCACCGGCGACGACCTGGCCGGCGCGCGGGCCGAGCTGACCGAGGCCGGGCTGAAGGTGAAGGTCGCCGACGAGCAGGTGAACTCGGAGTACGACAGGGGCCGGGTCGCCCGCCAGACGCCGGGTTCGGGCAGCCGGGCGGCCGAGGGCGACACGGTGACCCTCACGGTCTCCAAGGGCCCCGAGATGATCGAGGTCCCGGACGTGGTCGGCGACAGCGTGGACGACGCCAAGCGGAAGCTGAGGGACGCGGGCTTCGAGGTGGACGAGGACCGCGGGCTGCTCGGGCTGTTCGGCGACACCGTGAAGGAGCAGTCCGTGGAGGGCGGGGACACCGCACCCAAGGGGTCCACCATCAAGATCACCATCAGGTGA
- a CDS encoding deoxyribonuclease IV: MNSQRSAASLSPAPALPRNPVGGHVPVAGGLHSVGLSYARDLKAETVQVFVANPRGWATPAGNPKQDEAFREACAAGSIPAYVHAPYLINFGSHTEATVERSVESLRHSLRRGRAIGALGVVVHTGSATGGRDRSVALKQVREHMLPLLDELTHDDDPYLLLESTAGQGASLCSRTWDFGPYFEALDSHPKLGVCLDTCHIFAAGHDLTGPSGMHQTLDLLVDTVGEGRLRLIHANDSKDVAGAHKDRHENIGAGHIGEDPFRALMTHPATEGVPLVIETPGGKEGHAADVERLKKLRDA; this comes from the coding sequence GTGAACAGCCAACGGTCCGCCGCCTCCCTCTCCCCCGCCCCCGCGCTCCCCCGCAACCCCGTCGGCGGTCACGTCCCCGTGGCCGGCGGCCTGCACTCGGTCGGCCTGTCCTACGCCCGTGACCTGAAGGCGGAGACTGTGCAGGTCTTCGTCGCCAACCCGCGCGGCTGGGCCACGCCGGCCGGCAACCCGAAGCAGGACGAGGCGTTCCGGGAGGCCTGCGCGGCCGGGTCGATCCCGGCGTACGTGCACGCTCCGTACCTGATCAACTTCGGTTCGCACACCGAGGCGACGGTGGAGCGGTCGGTCGAGTCGCTGCGGCACTCGCTGCGGCGCGGGCGGGCGATCGGGGCGCTCGGCGTGGTCGTGCACACGGGCAGCGCGACCGGCGGCCGGGACCGGTCGGTGGCCCTGAAGCAGGTGCGGGAGCACATGCTGCCGCTGCTCGACGAGCTGACCCACGACGACGACCCGTACCTGCTGCTGGAGTCGACGGCGGGCCAGGGCGCGTCCCTGTGCTCGCGGACCTGGGACTTCGGACCGTACTTCGAGGCGCTGGACTCCCACCCGAAGCTGGGCGTGTGCCTGGACACCTGCCACATCTTCGCGGCCGGGCACGACCTGACCGGGCCGTCCGGCATGCACCAGACCCTGGACCTGCTGGTGGACACGGTCGGCGAGGGCCGGCTGAGGCTGATCCACGCCAACGACTCCAAGGACGTGGCCGGCGCCCACAAGGACCGGCACGAGAACATCGGCGCCGGACACATCGGCGAGGACCCGTTCCGGGCGCTGATGACCCACCCGGCGACCGAGGGCGTGCCGCTGGTCATCGAGACCCCGGGCGGCAAGGAGGGGCACGCGGCGGACGTGGAGCGGCTGAAGAAGCTGCGCGACGCCTGA
- a CDS encoding sulfite oxidase-like oxidoreductase: MGQPVEDGSGEGGSRGAPRFELPPGQRLQRGWPVTHYGPVPKFRPERWEFRVFGTTADGEKHGWTHDEFTALPYTTVVADLHCVTKFSMLGSEWGGVPAATILDLAPPAPAVTHVMVWAEYGFSSNLRLSDFAAERTLFATHKDGELLTAEHGFPLRLVVPHLYAWKGPKWVRGIEYMTADRRGFWEERGYHNIGDPWKEQRYSYQEEPGDGPGL; the protein is encoded by the coding sequence ATGGGTCAGCCGGTGGAAGACGGATCGGGAGAAGGCGGTTCGCGAGGAGCGCCGCGGTTCGAGCTCCCGCCGGGACAGCGACTGCAGCGCGGCTGGCCGGTCACGCACTACGGGCCGGTCCCCAAGTTCCGCCCCGAGCGCTGGGAGTTCCGGGTCTTCGGAACCACCGCCGACGGTGAGAAGCACGGCTGGACCCACGACGAGTTCACCGCCCTGCCGTACACCACGGTCGTCGCCGACCTGCACTGCGTCACCAAGTTCAGCATGCTCGGCTCCGAGTGGGGCGGCGTCCCGGCGGCCACGATCCTGGACCTGGCGCCGCCCGCGCCGGCCGTCACCCATGTGATGGTGTGGGCCGAGTACGGCTTCAGCTCCAACCTCCGGCTGTCCGACTTCGCCGCGGAGCGCACCCTCTTCGCCACCCACAAGGACGGCGAGCTGCTCACCGCCGAGCACGGCTTCCCGCTGCGGCTGGTCGTGCCGCACCTGTACGCCTGGAAGGGCCCGAAGTGGGTCCGCGGCATCGAGTACATGACCGCAGACCGCCGCGGCTTCTGGGAGGAGCGCGGCTACCACAACATCGGCGACCCCTGGAAGGAGCAGCGCTACTCCTACCAGGAGGAACCGGGGGACGGCCCCGGGCTCTGA
- the bfr gene encoding bacterioferritin, with product MQGDPEVIEFLNEQLTAELTAINQYFLHAKLQDHKGWTKLAKYTRAESFDEMRHAEVLTDRILLLDGLPNYQRLFHVRVGQSVTEMFQADREIEVEAIDRLRRGVEVMRAKNDITSANVFEAILADEEHHIDYLDTQLELIEKLGESLYLSTVIEQSQPDASGPGSL from the coding sequence ATGCAGGGCGACCCCGAGGTCATCGAGTTCCTGAATGAGCAGCTCACCGCCGAGCTCACGGCGATCAACCAGTACTTCCTGCACGCGAAGCTGCAGGACCACAAGGGCTGGACCAAGCTCGCGAAGTACACGCGCGCGGAGTCCTTCGACGAGATGCGCCACGCCGAGGTGCTCACCGACCGCATCCTGCTCCTGGACGGCCTGCCGAACTACCAGCGGCTCTTCCACGTGCGGGTCGGCCAGAGCGTGACCGAGATGTTCCAGGCCGACCGGGAGATCGAGGTCGAGGCCATCGACCGGCTGCGCCGGGGCGTCGAGGTGATGCGGGCCAAGAACGACATCACGTCGGCGAACGTCTTCGAGGCGATCCTCGCCGACGAGGAGCACCACATCGACTACCTGGACACCCAGCTGGAGCTGATCGAGAAGCTGGGCGAGTCGCTGTACCTGTCCACGGTGATCGAGCAGTCCCAGCCGGACGCGTCCGGCCCCGGCTCGCTGTAG
- a CDS encoding (2Fe-2S)-binding protein yields the protein MNRVFVCSCFGVTEEQVKSHAAAGACTPRQIASACKAGTDCGGCVRRIQALLGRGACPRRQLADQGQPVLTELPEAA from the coding sequence GTGAACCGCGTGTTCGTCTGCAGCTGCTTCGGTGTCACCGAGGAACAGGTGAAGAGCCACGCGGCAGCCGGCGCCTGCACGCCCCGGCAGATCGCCTCCGCCTGCAAGGCCGGCACCGACTGCGGCGGCTGCGTACGCCGTATCCAGGCGCTGCTCGGCCGGGGCGCCTGCCCCCGCCGTCAGCTGGCCGACCAGGGGCAGCCGGTCCTCACGGAGCTTCCCGAAGCCGCCTGA
- a CDS encoding class II 3-deoxy-7-phosphoheptulonate synthase has protein sequence MTVNAKTSPSAGNTWRDLPAAQQPEYPDTEALRAVIADLESYPPLVFAGECDQLRARMAAVAKGEAFLLQGGDCAEAFDAVSADHIRNKLKTLLQMGAVLTYAASVPVVKVGRIAGQYSKPRSKPTETRDGVTLPTYRGDSVNGFDFTEEARVPDPERLKRMYHASASTLNLVRAFTTGGYADLRQVHAWNQDFVKSSPSGQRYEQLAREIDQALNFMHACGTDPEEFKTVEFFSSHEALLLDYESALTRVDSRTGQLYDVSGHMVWIGERTRQLDHAHIEFASRIRNPIGIKLGPTTTAEEALQYIERLDPEREPGRLTFIVRMGADKIRDKLPELVEKVTASGATVAWITDPMHGNTYEAASGHKTRRFDDVLDEVKGFFEVHKALGTHPGGIHVELTGDDVTECVGGGDEIFVDDLHQRYETACDPRLNRSQSLDLAFLVAEMYRDQ, from the coding sequence GTGACCGTGAACGCTAAGACCAGCCCGAGCGCTGGCAACACCTGGCGAGACCTGCCCGCGGCGCAGCAGCCCGAGTACCCCGACACCGAGGCTCTGCGCGCAGTGATCGCGGACCTCGAGTCGTATCCGCCGCTCGTCTTCGCGGGCGAGTGCGACCAGCTGCGCGCCCGGATGGCGGCCGTCGCCAAGGGAGAGGCGTTCCTCCTCCAGGGCGGCGACTGCGCCGAGGCCTTCGACGCGGTGTCCGCGGACCACATCCGCAACAAGCTCAAGACCCTCCTCCAGATGGGCGCCGTGCTGACGTACGCCGCCTCCGTGCCCGTGGTGAAGGTGGGCCGGATCGCCGGCCAGTACTCCAAGCCGCGCTCCAAGCCGACCGAGACGCGCGACGGCGTGACCCTGCCGACCTACCGCGGCGACTCCGTCAACGGCTTCGACTTCACCGAAGAGGCCCGCGTCCCGGACCCCGAGCGGCTCAAGCGCATGTACCACGCGTCGGCGTCCACGCTGAACCTGGTGCGCGCCTTCACCACCGGCGGTTACGCCGACCTGCGCCAGGTGCACGCCTGGAACCAGGACTTCGTGAAGTCGTCCCCGTCCGGCCAGCGCTACGAGCAGCTCGCCCGGGAGATCGACCAGGCGCTGAACTTCATGCACGCCTGCGGAACGGACCCGGAGGAGTTCAAGACCGTCGAGTTCTTCTCCTCGCACGAGGCGCTGCTGCTCGACTACGAGTCGGCGCTCACCCGCGTGGACTCGCGCACGGGGCAGCTGTACGACGTCTCCGGGCACATGGTGTGGATCGGCGAGCGCACCCGGCAGCTGGACCACGCGCACATCGAGTTCGCCTCGCGCATCCGCAACCCGATCGGCATCAAGCTCGGCCCGACGACGACGGCCGAGGAGGCGCTGCAGTACATCGAGCGCCTGGACCCGGAGCGCGAGCCGGGCCGGCTGACCTTCATCGTCCGGATGGGCGCGGACAAGATCCGCGACAAGCTCCCGGAGCTGGTGGAGAAGGTCACCGCCTCGGGCGCGACCGTCGCCTGGATCACGGACCCGATGCACGGCAACACCTACGAGGCGGCCTCCGGGCACAAGACCCGCCGCTTCGACGACGTGCTCGACGAGGTCAAGGGCTTCTTCGAGGTCCACAAGGCGCTCGGCACCCACCCGGGCGGCATCCACGTGGAGCTGACCGGCGACGACGTCACCGAGTGCGTGGGCGGCGGCGACGAGATCTTCGTCGACGACCTGCACCAGCGCTACGAGACGGCATGCGACCCGCGGCTCAACCGCAGCCAGTCGCTCGACCTGGCGTTCCTGGTGGCGGAGATGTACCGGGACCAGTGA
- a CDS encoding trp operon leader peptide → MFAHSTQTWWWTAHPAAH, encoded by the coding sequence ATGTTCGCGCATTCGACCCAGACCTGGTGGTGGACCGCTCATCCGGCGGCCCACTGA